One window of Candidatus Methylocalor cossyra genomic DNA carries:
- a CDS encoding type I secretion system permease/ATPase — MTKSHQRSDLQIALDACKQSFIAAGAFSLFINLLMLVPSLYMLQVYDRVVTTGSHVTLLMLTLVTTFLFLVMGSLEWVRSQILIRSGAKLDLALNQRLFDAVFKQCLLLGGKAGSSQPLADLLNLRQFLTGPGLAAFFDAPWMPIYLALLFVFHPSFGFFALFCGAVLAGLTTLTEKLTRGELAQANRASIEATQYVTKNLRNAEIIESMGMLANIRQRWLAKHQEMLSLQAHASTRAGLLHMLSKVFRILAQSLALGLGALLVLEQEISPGLMIAGSILLGRALAPIDQMTGTWKHFLGAREAYNRLHQFLLAIPPARETMTLPAPKGHLQAEQAVVVPPGSKTAVLKGISFALEAGSLMAVVGPSAAGKSTLARALLGLWPPHSGTIRLDGADISGWNREELGAYIGYLPQDIELFDGTVSENIARFGTVDPEKVVRAAQAAGVHDMILRLPEGYDTVIGGLGGVLSGGQMQRIGLARALYGDPVLVVLDEPNSNLDDRGEVALQRALLGLKQRGATAVIISHRLNILNLVDKILVLNEGTMVSFGSRQELLPKLLPQPQIPPSSATASLAVGAH, encoded by the coding sequence ATGACAAAATCGCACCAACGTTCCGATCTCCAAATCGCCTTGGACGCCTGCAAGCAGTCTTTCATTGCGGCCGGGGCGTTCAGCCTGTTCATCAATCTGTTGATGCTGGTGCCATCCCTGTACATGCTGCAGGTCTATGACCGGGTAGTGACCACCGGCAGCCACGTCACCTTGCTGATGCTGACCTTGGTGACGACCTTTCTGTTTCTGGTCATGGGGAGCCTGGAATGGGTGCGGTCGCAGATTCTGATCCGCTCTGGCGCCAAGCTCGATCTGGCCCTGAACCAGCGGTTGTTCGATGCGGTCTTCAAGCAGTGCCTGCTGTTGGGCGGCAAGGCTGGCTCCTCGCAGCCTCTCGCGGACCTGCTCAATCTGCGCCAATTCCTCACCGGGCCCGGCCTGGCGGCCTTTTTCGATGCGCCCTGGATGCCCATCTACCTGGCGCTGTTGTTTGTGTTCCACCCGAGTTTTGGTTTTTTCGCCCTCTTCTGCGGGGCGGTGCTGGCCGGATTGACCACCCTGACGGAAAAGCTGACCCGGGGCGAGCTGGCCCAGGCCAATCGTGCTTCCATCGAGGCCACCCAATACGTCACGAAAAATCTTCGTAACGCCGAGATCATCGAATCCATGGGGATGTTGGCCAACATCCGCCAGCGCTGGCTCGCCAAGCACCAGGAGATGCTGAGCCTGCAGGCCCACGCGAGCACGCGGGCGGGCTTGCTGCATATGCTGTCGAAGGTGTTTCGCATCCTCGCCCAGTCGCTGGCGCTCGGGCTAGGAGCGCTGCTGGTGCTGGAGCAGGAGATCAGCCCGGGGCTGATGATCGCCGGGTCCATCCTGCTAGGCCGGGCGCTCGCCCCCATTGATCAGATGACCGGCACCTGGAAGCACTTCCTCGGGGCCCGGGAGGCTTACAACCGCTTGCACCAATTCCTGCTGGCGATTCCGCCGGCCCGGGAGACCATGACCCTGCCCGCGCCCAAGGGGCATCTCCAGGCGGAGCAGGCGGTGGTGGTGCCGCCAGGCAGCAAGACGGCGGTGCTCAAGGGCATCAGCTTCGCGCTCGAAGCGGGCAGTCTTATGGCTGTGGTCGGTCCTAGCGCCGCCGGAAAATCCACCCTGGCGCGCGCCTTGCTCGGCCTATGGCCGCCCCACAGCGGGACGATCCGCCTCGATGGTGCCGATATCAGCGGCTGGAACCGGGAGGAGCTAGGGGCCTACATCGGCTACCTTCCCCAGGACATCGAGTTGTTTGACGGGACCGTCAGCGAAAATATCGCCCGCTTCGGGACCGTGGACCCGGAAAAGGTGGTCCGGGCCGCCCAGGCCGCCGGGGTGCACGACATGATCCTGCGCTTGCCCGAGGGCTACGACACGGTCATCGGCGGGCTAGGGGGCGTGTTGTCCGGAGGCCAGATGCAGCGCATCGGCCTGGCGCGCGCCTTGTACGGCGATCCGGTGTTGGTGGTGTTGGACGAGCCCAATTCCAACCTGGACGATCGGGGAGAAGTCGCCCTGCAGCGCGCCTTGCTCGGGCTCAAGCAACGGGGCGCCACCGCGGTGATCATTTCTCACCGCCTGAACATCCTCAACCTCGTGGATAAGATCCTGGTGCTGAACGAAGGGACGATGGTTTCGTTCGGATCGCGCCAAGAACTCCTTCCCAAGCTTCTGCCCCAGCCCCAGATACCGCCTTCGTCGGCGACGGCGTCGCTGGCGGTGGGCGCCCACTAG
- a CDS encoding HlyD family type I secretion periplasmic adaptor subunit gives MTASTARDSALPPIVADDRPLKRLGLVIVLTVFGGLGGWAALAPLGSASLAPGIVTVESYRKTVQHLEGGIVKQILARDGDRVEKDQTLVILDDTQARAQLEVLRGQYFLSLAREARLVAEQADAGRIEFPRTLLDQRGDPRVAEAIKLQEQLFRVRKVSREGEIAVLEQTIQQLTSKIAGLQALKTSREQLLDSYRGELEDYKALLQQGFADKQHVRELERRVAQVEGERAEYLSEIATSQVQIGEARLKILQLKKDFQAQVTDELTKVQADLFDLQERMQSLRDTVERTVIKAPESGMVLGLSVHTIGGVIKPGEPLLDIVPKGEKLIIEAEVPPLDIDRVHPGLKADVRLSVFKSATTPRVEGEVLSVSADRLVNERTGAAYYLARVALTEEGQRKLRESHHELVPGMPVEVLINTGQRTMLAYLLQPLSNAFARSFIED, from the coding sequence ATGACTGCATCCACGGCTCGGGACTCCGCCCTCCCGCCCATCGTTGCCGACGACCGGCCGCTCAAGCGCCTAGGTCTCGTCATCGTGTTGACGGTCTTTGGTGGTTTGGGGGGATGGGCGGCGTTGGCCCCCCTCGGCAGCGCCTCCTTGGCGCCCGGCATCGTCACGGTGGAAAGCTACCGCAAGACGGTGCAGCACCTGGAGGGCGGCATCGTCAAGCAGATCCTGGCCCGCGATGGCGACCGGGTGGAAAAGGACCAAACCCTGGTCATCCTCGACGACACCCAGGCGCGGGCCCAGCTGGAGGTCCTGCGGGGGCAGTATTTTCTGTCCCTGGCGCGGGAGGCGCGCCTGGTCGCCGAGCAGGCCGATGCCGGCCGGATCGAGTTCCCTAGGACCCTGCTGGACCAACGTGGCGATCCGCGGGTCGCGGAAGCCATCAAGCTCCAGGAGCAACTGTTCCGGGTGCGCAAGGTATCGCGGGAAGGGGAGATCGCGGTTCTGGAACAGACCATCCAGCAGCTGACCTCCAAGATCGCTGGCCTCCAGGCTTTAAAGACTAGCCGCGAGCAATTGCTCGACTCCTACCGGGGCGAGCTGGAGGACTACAAGGCGCTGCTCCAACAGGGTTTCGCCGACAAGCAACATGTCCGGGAACTGGAGCGCCGGGTGGCCCAGGTAGAGGGCGAGCGGGCCGAGTACCTCTCAGAGATCGCTACCAGCCAGGTCCAGATCGGCGAAGCCCGCCTCAAGATTCTGCAATTGAAGAAAGACTTCCAGGCCCAGGTGACCGATGAACTGACCAAGGTTCAAGCCGATCTGTTCGACCTGCAGGAAAGAATGCAGTCCTTGCGGGATACCGTCGAACGCACCGTGATCAAGGCCCCGGAGAGTGGAATGGTGCTCGGCCTCTCGGTGCACACCATCGGCGGCGTGATCAAACCGGGGGAGCCCCTGCTCGACATCGTCCCCAAGGGTGAAAAGCTCATCATCGAAGCCGAGGTCCCGCCCTTGGACATCGACCGGGTGCATCCCGGTCTCAAGGCGGATGTGCGCCTGTCCGTGTTCAAGTCGGCCACCACCCCACGGGTGGAGGGGGAAGTGCTGTCCGTTTCCGCGGACCGCTTGGTCAACGAGCGGACCGGCGCGGCCTACTACTTGGCCCGGGTAGCGTTGACCGAAGAGGGCCAGCGCAAGTTGCGCGAATCCCACCATGAGTTGGTTCCGGGCATGCCGGTAGAGGTACTGATCAACACCGGACAAAGGACCATGCTCGCCTATTTGCTGCAGCCGCTGAGCAACGCCTTCGCTAGGTCTTTCATTGAAGATTGA
- a CDS encoding TolC family outer membrane protein → MACGAGPRAEQGFDLVQVYELARAAEPRLKAAEQALEAAREQENQALGALLPRASAFGSVSTNQLNESLRGADLNKTYPGHRWGASVQQVLFNLPAFLEKLRFASQTEQRQEEYATAQMDLIRDVTLRYFDVLQARDYLEVLRAEKEATEKDRDRTQQLFQRQLAKITDVYQIEAHYDALLTKEIAAQNKVEVALESLRELTGTPITQVKPLSSNAVLPNLEHTLEEWVSLAKKNSPVLQALVHAIDAAETYVEQQWAEHLPTVNLSLYYINSNITYNSLTSPPYETKSASVDVNVPLFQGGAVEAKRREAIARLAIAKETREEKERAIEKLTRTAFLNVRAGKSQLESAAKLVSAAEKAYDAVQKSYAFGMATIVDVLKSQKDLFEARAEQITARYDYIKNYIQLKHAVGIVSTDDLAEVNRWVASR, encoded by the coding sequence ATGGCTTGCGGGGCCGGTCCGCGTGCCGAGCAGGGCTTCGACCTCGTGCAGGTGTATGAATTGGCCAGGGCGGCGGAGCCGCGCCTCAAGGCAGCGGAACAGGCCCTGGAAGCGGCCCGGGAACAGGAAAACCAAGCGCTAGGCGCGTTGTTGCCGAGGGCTTCCGCGTTCGGTTCGGTCTCGACCAACCAGTTGAACGAGTCCTTGCGCGGGGCCGACCTCAACAAAACCTACCCGGGTCACCGATGGGGAGCATCGGTCCAACAGGTGCTGTTCAATCTGCCGGCATTTTTGGAAAAGCTGCGCTTCGCCTCGCAAACCGAGCAACGTCAGGAAGAATATGCCACTGCGCAAATGGATTTGATCAGGGATGTTACCTTACGCTATTTCGATGTGCTCCAAGCGCGGGATTACTTGGAAGTTTTGCGCGCGGAAAAGGAAGCCACGGAAAAAGACAGGGATAGAACTCAGCAACTGTTCCAGCGGCAATTGGCAAAAATCACCGATGTTTATCAGATCGAAGCCCATTACGACGCCTTACTGACCAAGGAAATCGCCGCCCAAAACAAGGTGGAAGTTGCCCTGGAGAGCCTAAGGGAGCTGACCGGTACCCCGATCACCCAGGTAAAGCCCTTGTCCTCGAACGCGGTACTGCCCAACCTCGAACATACCCTCGAGGAATGGGTATCGCTGGCGAAGAAAAATAGCCCCGTGCTGCAGGCCTTGGTGCATGCCATCGACGCTGCGGAAACCTATGTTGAACAGCAATGGGCGGAACATTTGCCCACCGTGAATTTGTCTTTGTATTACATCAATTCCAATATTACCTACAACTCGCTGACCTCGCCGCCCTACGAAACGAAATCGGCTTCTGTAGACGTGAACGTGCCCTTGTTTCAAGGCGGGGCGGTGGAGGCGAAACGGCGCGAGGCCATCGCCCGCCTTGCCATCGCCAAGGAAACCCGGGAAGAAAAAGAACGGGCCATCGAAAAGCTGACGCGGACGGCCTTTCTCAATGTGCGGGCCGGCAAGTCGCAGCTGGAATCCGCGGCCAAGCTGGTCAGCGCGGCGGAGAAAGCCTACGATGCCGTACAAAAAAGCTATGCCTTCGGTATGGCGACGATTGTCGATGTGCTGAAGTCGCAGAAGGATTTGTTTGAAGCCCGCGCCGAGCAAATCACCGCCCGCTACGACTATATCAAGAACTATATCCAGCTCAAGCATGCCGTCGGCATCGTCTCCACCGACGATCTGGCCGAAGTGAATCGGTGGGTCGCTTCACGCTGA
- a CDS encoding glycosyltransferase family 4 protein, with product MKLLVNINSLIPPLSGVGRYTLELLKRLLEAPEIDDIWGAGAQGILDRVQLGNLLVRLDSTALDDPSLYPSILGNPLWRRWARHIPGVRTAKLALENIKLGKILPLRQYIYWEPNYLLMPYPTKAVVTVHDLSHIDCPEYHPQSRVAELKRHLSGSLHRARHVLVVSEFTKKRVVEHFDIREAKISVIPPGVGPEFRPYDPAVVAEVRARYGLGRDYILSVGTLEPRKNIPNLLRAYTALPTELRNRYELLIVGANGWKSTEAEAMLSALEGQGVRRLGFINQKDLPVLYAGAVLAAYVPFYEGFGMPVAEALATGLAVMTSKRTPMADTAGDAAYLVDPDNVDSIRAGLAELLTRPELRAGLAARARARTSRLQWHTAAARLIECLENIDAAQY from the coding sequence ATGAAGCTGTTGGTAAACATCAACTCGCTCATTCCTCCCCTTTCTGGAGTAGGGCGGTATACGCTGGAGTTGCTGAAGAGATTGCTCGAGGCCCCGGAAATCGATGATATCTGGGGCGCGGGCGCGCAGGGGATCCTCGACCGGGTGCAGTTGGGGAATTTGCTTGTGCGGTTGGATTCCACTGCCCTGGATGATCCCAGTTTGTATCCGTCTATCCTGGGCAACCCGCTGTGGCGACGATGGGCTAGGCATATTCCAGGCGTGCGGACGGCGAAACTCGCATTAGAAAACATCAAACTCGGGAAGATATTACCACTCAGGCAGTATATCTACTGGGAACCCAACTACCTCCTTATGCCTTATCCAACTAAGGCGGTGGTGACTGTACACGATCTATCTCACATCGATTGTCCAGAATACCATCCACAATCACGGGTCGCTGAGCTAAAGCGCCATTTGTCCGGTAGTTTGCATCGAGCCAGGCATGTCCTAGTGGTTTCCGAGTTCACTAAAAAGCGCGTAGTGGAACACTTTGATATACGGGAAGCAAAAATTTCCGTTATTCCCCCCGGCGTCGGGCCGGAGTTTCGGCCCTATGATCCCGCGGTAGTCGCAGAAGTGCGCGCGCGCTATGGTCTCGGACGGGATTATATCTTGTCGGTGGGTACCTTGGAGCCGCGCAAAAATATCCCTAACCTGCTGCGCGCATACACTGCATTGCCGACGGAACTTAGGAATCGCTATGAGCTCCTCATCGTGGGCGCTAACGGCTGGAAGTCCACGGAAGCCGAAGCCATGCTCAGCGCCCTCGAAGGGCAAGGCGTACGACGGCTAGGTTTTATAAACCAAAAAGATTTACCGGTCCTTTATGCGGGGGCGGTATTAGCGGCCTATGTACCTTTTTACGAGGGTTTTGGCATGCCGGTTGCCGAGGCCTTAGCAACTGGCTTAGCGGTTATGACCTCGAAGAGGACGCCGATGGCCGATACGGCCGGCGATGCGGCCTACTTGGTGGACCCCGATAATGTGGATTCCATCCGCGCGGGACTCGCTGAGTTGCTCACCCGTCCGGAGCTGCGCGCCGGGCTTGCAGCGCGGGCGAGAGCTCGAACCTCGAGGCTACAGTGGCATACCGCTGCTGCCCGCTTGATCGAGTGCTTGGAGAACATTGACGCAGCCCAATACTAA
- a CDS encoding ABC transporter permease gives MNNALLINLARQELVDRYAGSVLGSGWAILRPLVNILIFVLVFSKVMGARLALLGSPPSEYSYSIYLVSGLLVWNAFSETILRITTVFQDKAALIGKIKLSLPQLPFFIITTEAVIYVLSMAFFAVFLLSIDYPVGWHWAWLLVIFLVQQVLAYALGFLGAVIGVFFRDVRELAGIVLQLWFWLTPIVYVFDILPKPVQSALIWNPAYIIISAQRQVILYGESPDLGGLAALLAIACGVVYGTLRAFRRLERDIRDFI, from the coding sequence TTGAATAATGCCTTACTTATCAACCTGGCCAGACAGGAGTTGGTTGACCGCTATGCCGGATCGGTATTGGGAAGCGGTTGGGCGATCCTAAGGCCGCTGGTTAACATCCTGATATTCGTTTTGGTCTTTTCCAAGGTGATGGGGGCGCGATTGGCGCTGCTAGGATCCCCGCCTTCGGAATACAGTTATAGTATCTATTTGGTGTCCGGCTTGCTGGTTTGGAATGCATTTTCCGAGACCATTTTGAGGATAACCACTGTTTTTCAAGACAAGGCGGCTCTGATTGGAAAAATTAAACTCTCCTTGCCGCAGTTGCCATTCTTCATCATTACTACCGAGGCGGTTATTTATGTCCTGTCGATGGCGTTTTTTGCGGTGTTTTTGCTGTCAATAGATTACCCAGTGGGTTGGCACTGGGCGTGGTTGTTGGTGATTTTTCTTGTCCAGCAGGTATTGGCCTATGCCCTGGGTTTTTTGGGTGCAGTAATCGGGGTATTCTTTCGCGATGTACGTGAGCTTGCCGGTATCGTGCTACAGCTGTGGTTCTGGTTGACGCCCATAGTATATGTATTTGATATCCTGCCAAAGCCCGTGCAGTCCGCGCTTATCTGGAATCCCGCATACATTATAATCAGCGCCCAGCGGCAGGTTATTCTTTACGGTGAATCTCCCGACCTCGGAGGCCTTGCGGCGCTTTTAGCGATCGCCTGCGGGGTGGTGTACGGTACCTTGCGCGCTTTCAGGCGGTTGGAGCGAGATATCAGGGATTTTATATGA
- a CDS encoding ABC transporter ATP-binding protein: MIAVNGITKRFKLYAKPSDRLKELVFGRCYHHTYTALDNVSFKVGKGEAVGILGKNGAGKSTLLKLLTGILLPDAGRIDIQGKVTGLLELGTGFDFNLSGLENITTNGLLLGMTPAEIRSLRDQIIAFAELEHYIKEPLRTYSSGMVMRLAFAIAIHANPDCFIVDEALSVGDAHFQQKCMRKIRRFRERGGTLVFVSHDLNAVKMICDRALVLDQGRLVADAPPEQAVNYYNRIIAKMESAEEVPSTVPGAYGSGRAEMVEWEFRGEESLTTVVSSGEICRCRLRIRAQQEIPQLTVGILIRDRFGQDIFGTNSYLLGVPLTLGPEQEVDVVFRLPMTIAPGKYTLTAALHTDENHVEECFQWCDNIVKFEVAGIKGTRFAGVCRLATTMEVIKRGRGNAEDRLKPGVVGGAH, from the coding sequence ATGATTGCAGTCAATGGAATTACTAAGCGTTTCAAGCTCTACGCAAAGCCTTCGGATCGGCTGAAGGAGTTGGTGTTTGGTAGGTGCTACCACCATACCTACACCGCCCTCGATAATGTTTCCTTTAAGGTAGGTAAAGGAGAGGCGGTAGGGATTTTAGGCAAAAACGGAGCCGGCAAGTCGACCCTGCTCAAACTGTTGACCGGGATTTTACTGCCAGATGCTGGGCGGATCGACATACAGGGAAAGGTTACCGGGCTGTTGGAGCTCGGTACCGGGTTTGATTTCAATTTGTCCGGTTTGGAGAACATTACCACTAATGGCTTGCTGCTGGGCATGACCCCAGCGGAGATTAGATCCCTGCGCGATCAAATCATCGCGTTCGCCGAATTGGAACACTATATCAAGGAACCACTCCGCACCTATTCCTCCGGCATGGTGATGCGGCTTGCCTTTGCCATCGCCATACACGCCAATCCGGACTGCTTCATCGTGGATGAAGCCTTGTCGGTCGGCGATGCCCATTTTCAACAAAAATGTATGAGGAAGATCAGGCGGTTTCGTGAAAGGGGGGGCACGCTGGTTTTTGTGTCCCATGATTTGAATGCGGTAAAGATGATTTGCGACCGAGCCCTGGTGTTGGATCAAGGAAGGCTGGTGGCCGATGCCCCGCCGGAGCAAGCCGTCAATTACTACAACCGCATCATCGCCAAGATGGAGTCTGCCGAGGAGGTGCCAAGCACGGTTCCAGGCGCCTATGGGTCCGGCCGGGCAGAAATGGTCGAATGGGAGTTTCGGGGCGAAGAGTCCCTTACAACGGTGGTAAGTTCGGGGGAAATCTGCCGTTGTCGGTTGCGGATTAGGGCGCAGCAGGAGATACCCCAGCTAACCGTAGGAATCCTGATTCGCGATCGCTTTGGTCAGGACATATTCGGGACGAATAGTTATTTGCTTGGGGTGCCGTTGACCTTGGGACCGGAGCAAGAGGTGGACGTGGTTTTTAGGCTACCTATGACCATCGCGCCAGGAAAATATACATTGACAGCTGCGCTGCATACCGATGAAAATCACGTGGAAGAATGTTTTCAGTGGTGTGACAATATTGTCAAATTTGAGGTGGCCGGGATTAAGGGGACACGCTTTGCCGGGGTATGCCGGTTGGCTACCACGATGGAGGTGATAAAGCGAGGGCGCGGCAATGCGGAAGACAGGTTGAAACCAGGGGTCGTGGGTGGGGCCCATTAA
- a CDS encoding class I SAM-dependent methyltransferase — protein MSEVTARTPLDIDSLIQRIKQIARERGWALEGMGEVVRDTPEPGNGWTIKTPLQRFAERREYVFTEFLAGSAEECVTRAYWGILKRPPDPAGFQSYLEFLKSGGSRVFMLTAMLWSPEGQKAGVKIAGVEWLRRHALFRNERVRRILCRLMDIVSRPGLYMQMGLMAVENEIHDTLSQWRAELLGSQQVLRKDCQRAAEQTASTLRARLAEMGNSVEMQGNRLKTLREELDKLMATNQLFGNKTTTLDAALTELKNGWESRFDRHQESQRETLQALTDKQERLASALEECTRQCSELSERLAFLTRDLTDHKFTVDAFIRNLERGTEPKPEGAAVRDAVREFRSMELDNYYIAFEDVFRGEPAKIKDQFREYLTYLRNARAATAEHPLLDLGCGRGEWLELLRENGMVGKGIDTNRLMIQECKDRHLDCEVGDAIAFIENAPACSFSAVTAFHLIEHLPFEDLFTLCRHAFRVLKNVGIVIFETPNPENLLVSSYTFYHDPTHRHPITPVSIDFLLRYSGFARTEILRLHPYPPEAKVPGDDPVTQRVNGHFCGPQDFAVIAYKYSAS, from the coding sequence ATGAGCGAGGTAACAGCGCGAACACCACTGGACATCGACAGCCTGATCCAAAGGATCAAGCAAATCGCTCGGGAGCGTGGCTGGGCGCTGGAAGGGATGGGTGAGGTCGTCCGAGATACCCCTGAGCCCGGCAATGGCTGGACGATCAAGACCCCGTTACAGCGGTTTGCGGAAAGGCGGGAGTATGTGTTTACCGAATTTCTGGCTGGGAGTGCCGAGGAGTGTGTCACCCGGGCCTATTGGGGGATATTGAAGCGCCCGCCGGATCCTGCCGGTTTCCAAAGCTATCTGGAATTTCTTAAATCCGGAGGAAGCCGGGTTTTTATGCTAACGGCTATGCTGTGGTCCCCGGAAGGACAAAAAGCTGGGGTGAAAATCGCCGGTGTGGAGTGGTTACGAAGGCATGCATTATTCCGCAATGAAAGGGTGCGGCGGATACTGTGTCGGTTAATGGACATCGTGTCCAGGCCGGGACTGTATATGCAGATGGGCCTAATGGCCGTCGAAAACGAAATTCACGATACCCTCAGTCAATGGCGTGCCGAGCTGCTCGGCTCACAACAGGTGTTGCGGAAGGATTGTCAAAGGGCTGCGGAACAAACGGCCTCCACCCTGCGTGCGAGATTGGCAGAAATGGGCAACAGTGTGGAGATGCAGGGGAATCGGCTAAAAACGCTGAGAGAAGAGCTCGATAAATTAATGGCCACGAATCAGCTTTTCGGAAACAAGACCACGACATTGGACGCTGCCCTCACCGAGTTGAAGAACGGGTGGGAAAGCCGGTTTGATCGGCACCAGGAGTCCCAACGGGAAACCCTACAGGCCCTGACGGATAAACAGGAGCGCTTGGCCTCAGCGCTGGAGGAATGCACCCGGCAGTGCAGCGAACTATCCGAGCGGCTGGCCTTTTTGACTCGCGATTTGACCGACCATAAATTCACCGTGGATGCTTTCATAAGGAATCTGGAACGGGGTACCGAACCGAAACCGGAGGGTGCGGCGGTTCGAGACGCCGTTCGTGAGTTCAGGAGTATGGAACTGGATAATTACTATATCGCTTTCGAGGACGTATTTCGGGGCGAACCTGCCAAAATCAAAGACCAGTTTCGCGAATATTTGACCTACCTCAGGAACGCACGGGCCGCGACGGCCGAGCATCCGTTGCTGGATTTAGGGTGTGGGCGCGGGGAATGGCTGGAACTTCTGCGCGAAAACGGCATGGTGGGAAAAGGGATCGATACCAACCGGTTGATGATCCAAGAATGCAAGGATCGTCATTTGGATTGCGAGGTGGGCGATGCCATTGCCTTCATCGAAAATGCCCCGGCATGCAGTTTCAGCGCGGTGACGGCATTCCATTTGATCGAGCATCTGCCGTTCGAGGATTTGTTCACGCTCTGTCGACATGCGTTCAGGGTATTGAAAAACGTCGGCATAGTAATTTTTGAAACGCCCAATCCGGAAAATCTCTTGGTCAGCAGTTATACTTTTTATCACGATCCCACTCATCGTCATCCCATCACCCCGGTATCGATCGATTTTCTTTTGAGATATTCAGGGTTCGCGAGGACCGAAATCCTGAGGCTTCATCCCTATCCACCGGAGGCGAAGGTACCGGGGGATGATCCGGTCACGCAACGGGTAAACGGCCATTTCTGCGGTCCTCAAGATTTTGCCGTAATCGCCTACAAATACTCGGCAAGCTGA
- a CDS encoding glycosyltransferase family 4 protein, producing MRIIVTANHVPFVHGGADYHVEGLITQLRERGHSVEALKIPFKFHPHGDIVKAMAFCREFDLTNPNGVTVDKLISLQFPGYGFKHPDHVVWLMHQHRAVYELYGSGEDTEDLESLRREIVAYDNAVLAKVKKIFANSRRVQERLYHYNQIASEPLYHPPFGESLFYCESFDDFIFFPSRLERLKRQDLLIRAARYVRSPVVFLIGGEGGQRAYYQSLIDEFDLRHRVRLIGAFSEAEKLAYYAHALAVFFGPRDEDYGYVTLEAMLAGKPVITCEDSGGPTEFVVPGQTGLVLPPEPEVIAEHIDRLYEDKAWAEQLGAAGRAHYQCLNITWDNVVQKLLA from the coding sequence ATGCGGATTATCGTTACCGCCAATCATGTGCCGTTCGTTCATGGCGGCGCCGACTATCATGTGGAGGGTTTAATAACCCAGTTGAGGGAACGGGGGCATTCCGTCGAGGCTCTGAAAATACCGTTCAAGTTTCACCCACATGGGGATATTGTGAAAGCCATGGCCTTTTGCCGGGAATTCGATTTGACCAATCCCAATGGGGTAACGGTGGACAAGCTCATTAGCCTGCAATTTCCGGGATATGGGTTTAAGCATCCGGATCACGTGGTGTGGTTGATGCACCAGCATCGGGCGGTGTATGAGTTGTATGGCAGCGGCGAAGATACCGAGGACCTAGAATCCCTGCGCCGAGAGATCGTGGCCTACGATAATGCGGTCCTGGCAAAGGTCAAGAAGATTTTCGCCAATTCTCGGCGGGTCCAGGAGCGCCTTTACCACTATAACCAGATCGCATCGGAACCGCTCTATCACCCCCCGTTCGGAGAATCGCTATTCTATTGCGAATCGTTCGACGATTTTATTTTTTTTCCGAGCCGGTTGGAGCGACTCAAGCGTCAGGACCTGCTCATTCGCGCGGCTCGCTACGTGCGCTCGCCGGTAGTGTTTCTGATCGGCGGCGAGGGGGGGCAGCGGGCCTATTATCAATCCTTGATTGATGAGTTCGATCTTCGCCACCGGGTCAGATTGATTGGGGCTTTCTCGGAAGCGGAAAAACTCGCCTATTACGCCCACGCCCTGGCGGTATTTTTCGGGCCTCGGGACGAGGATTACGGCTATGTCACCTTGGAAGCCATGTTGGCTGGGAAACCGGTCATCACCTGTGAGGATTCCGGCGGGCCGACAGAATTCGTGGTGCCGGGACAGACAGGGTTGGTATTGCCGCCGGAGCCCGAGGTGATCGCCGAGCATATCGATCGCTTGTATGAAGACAAGGCCTGGGCCGAGCAGCTCGGGGCGGCGGGCCGGGCCCATTACCAGTGCCTCAATATCACCTGGGACAACGTGGTGCAGAAACTGCTGGCCTGA